Part of the Tolypothrix sp. PCC 7910 genome, TTCACAGCCCCAAAATCAATGAGGAAAATCTGCCCATCCCGATGTCTTCGCATCAAATTTTGAGGCTTAATGTCGCGGTGAACGACTCCTTTACTATGGATAAAAGACACAACTTCTAAAATATCCTGCAACAATTTAGTTGCATAATCCTCGCTGAGTGGCTTACCAGGAATAATTTCTTGACTTAGGTCTTGCCCTTCGATAAATTCCTGAACTATATAAAGAATTTCTCTTTCGCTAAAATGTGCCAGTAATCGCGGAATTTGGGGATGTTGACCTAGCCTTTCGAGAATAGCCGCTTCTTTTTCAAAAAATTCTACAACACGCGGATGAGACTGGTTAGGACGCAGTTGCTTAACTACACACAAAGGCTTGCTAGGTTGCAAATTATCCCTAGCCAGAAATGTTACAGCAAAACCACCGCCGCCTAATTGCCGAATGATTTCGTAGCGTCCAGCCAGTGTGTTCAAGATTACTGCTAACCCCCAGAAACCTCATGAGTTTTAGTGTAATTGTCAATGGTTGAATAGGGCAAGTCAACTTAAATTCTGGTGAGTAAAATTTATGCCTGTACAAGCACCAAGAGAAAATTTTAGCGATCGCTGATACATCCTGACTTTTCTTGCTAATTATTGTTCCGCATAATTTTTGGTGCTGTATCGGTGCGTTGCGCTACGTAGGAACACACCCTACACTTAGATATTTAATTCTTTTAACTTAGGCACTGTGTAATTGATTTATTTGCGAAAAGCTGTCTTAGTAGCAACAAAATTATTTCACAGCAATTACTTTTGTGATTTCTGGACAATATTCTTTAATTGCTTGTTCTACTCCTTGAGTTAAAGTCAAAGTAGAAGCTGGACAATTACTACAAGTGCCAACTAGTCTAACTTCCACTGTATCGGGTGCTTTAATAGCTACTAACTCTACATCTCCATTATGACTTTGCAAACCTGGGCGAACGCCTTCCAGGGCTGCTTGCACACGTTTTAGTAGTGGTGGCTGCGGTGGTTTAACTAACTCGTGATAAAGCAGTACACCATAAACAACTTCATCTTGAACAGCATTTTTTAGCGCTGGTAAAGATTCCTGCTTCACACTTTTGATTAATCGTGTTAAAGCCTCTTTATGTAAATCTTCAATTGCCCTTTTTAGCCCCATAGCTACGCTACGCTGGCTTTCATCCCAGTTAGAGATAATTGCCTCAAAGCGGTTGATTTCCGTTACTAATTCTTCTAGGTTAGTCATGAGTTGGAGAGAGGCGATTAATCGTGTCTGTACAAAAGCCAATTTAAGCAATTACTTCATTTTTAAATCTTTGAAAAGCCAAGGCATTACTGCACCTGTAACCATACTAGATATAGTAATGACGTATACTAATGGCAAATTCAGGAAAGTAAGTAAAACAAAAGTGAAAAACCCAAGGCTAGAACCAATGATAGTTTGTTTCACTAGATAAATTGGATCGCGAACTAACTTACCTTCAAAAAATAATTTGGCAGAAAACCAACCTATTTTAAACATGATTACCCCTAATTAATTGATTAAAAAGCTCAACCAAAGTAAACCTAAAATTATTGCGGGAACTGCACCAGCGGGGCCAGCGAAGCTACCAATGATGGCAGAAAACTCATAACCAAAATCTTTGCCAGCTAGGATGATACCGCCAATTGCGCCGCTAATCATAGATAAAGCGATCGCAATCAATACCCAAACAAACCCAGTGAGTAAATTAATATCACCTGCTGCCAAACTTGTAATTAAATCTGACATATTACTTTCCCCTCTCGTAAAAATTCATTAGTAAAAGTCATAATCACAGAGTTTATGTGCTTGTTGATATAACTCAACAGCACTCCATAAATCCTGAGCAGTTTGCGGTTTTTTCTGTAAACCTTGTGCCAATTCAATCAGCATTTGGATTTTTTCTTCTGTCGTTGCTGATTCTGATGTAATGGCTGCTAGTGCGGCTTTGACTGTGGAATCTGTAATGCTGAGACTCATCTCAAGTTACTTGTAAAGTATTAGAGATTAAATGCAGTTGATACACTTAGATATAGGCAGTCGTTTCAGTAAAATGTTGTAATTTATTTTGCTTGATATAGACAGAGAAGCTGCTATTTATAGCTATCAACTGAAATTTAAAGTAGTTTAAGCCTATATTAATCATGCAAATTATTGACGCAATTTTAACCAAAATATTCTTGATTAAATTATTTCTTTGTATTTCTTCATATTTATGCAAAAAAATGTCAATTTCCATTTTATATAGCTGAAAACCATAACTTGTATTAGCTATAACAACATTTAAGCTGCTAATACAGATTGATAGGAATATAAATTCCGTAAAGTGTGTTTTAAATTACTAGAAAAGTCTAGATAAAATATTTTTTGTGTAACAAATACAGTTAATTTTTATAAATTGGCCCAGATATTTACGCAAGGATAAACGATACTCAATAATCATGATACTAAAGCAGTTTGTAGACTCAGATATCAAGCAGAATGATGGCTAATTCTAGGTGTGCCACTGTTCGCCAATAAACAAGCAAAAAAACATCTTTTGGGCATCACAATATCGATAGCAAAAAGCTCATTGATTCTGAGTGACATATAGACAACAATACTAAGAGCAAAACAAGCCAATGACTAATGTATTATGGCTACAAGGTGGAGCTTGTTCTGGTAACACCATGTCTTTTTTAAATGCCGAAGATCCTACAGTTTGTGATTTAATTTCCGACTTCGGTATTAACGTCCTGTGGCATCCTTCTTTGGGCATCGAACTTGGTAATAATCTGCAACAACTCTTACGGGATTGTATTTCTGGAAAAATTCCCCTAGATATTTTGGTATTTGAAGGGACTGTAGTTAACGCCCCTAATGGTACAGGTGAGTGGAATCGCTTTGCTGACCGACCGATGAAAGATTGGTTAGCAGACTTATCGAAAGTAGCATCATTTGTTGTCGCCGTAGGAGACTGCGCTACTTGGGGAGGAATACCCGCCATGTCACCCAACCCCAGCCAATCCCAAGGTTTACAATTTCTCAAGCGCAAAGAAGGCGGTTTTTTAGGTAAAGACTACCGCGCCAAATCTGGCTTACCAGTGATTAATATTCCTGGATGTCCAGCCCATCCAGATTGGATCACTCAAATTTTAGTTGCGATCGCCACTGGACGCATAGCCGATATAACACTTGACGAACTCAACCGTCCGCAAACCTTCTTCAAGAGTTTTACTCAAACTGGCTGTACCCGCAACGTTCATTTTGCTTTCAAAGCTGGGACAACCGAATTTGGTCAACGTAATGGCTGCCTCTTCTACGACTTAGGTTGTCGCGGCCCCATGACTCATTCATCCTGCAACCGCATCCTCTGGAATCGCGTTTCCTCTAAAACTCGTGCCGGAATGCCTTGTATAGGCTGCACCGAACCGGAATTTCCTTTCTATAACCTCCAACCGGGAACAGTATTTAAGACTCAAACCCTCATGGGAGTTCCTAAACAACTACCCCCAGGACTCAAAGCCAAGGACTACGCTTTACTGACAATGATTGCCAAAGATATGGCACCCAGTTGGACAGAAGAGGATATGTTTACGGTTTAGTGGTTAGGGACTGGGGACTAGGGATTGGGGAACTCGGGGCCCCCTCTGGGGATAAGGGGTAATGGGGACTGGGAACTAGGAGAGAAAAGCCTATTACCAATTACCAATTACCAGTTACCTATGCCCAATAAGCAATGAGGAGAGGAGAATGAGTATTCAAACATTAGATATTTCACCAGTTGGTAGAGTTGAAGGCGATTTAGATGTGCGGGTAGAAATTGCCGACGGACAAGTAGTCAACGCTTGGACACAAGCCGAACTATTTCGTGGATTTGAAATTATCTTGAAAGGCAAAGACCCGCAAGCAGGATTAATTGTAACACCACGTATTTGTGGTATTTGCGGTGCTTCCCACCTTTCTTGTGCATCTTGGGCATTAGATACAGCTTGGCAAACAGAAGTACCACGCAACGCTATCTTAGCCAGAAATCTTGGTCAAATTGTTGAAACGATACAAAGTATTCCTCGGTACTTTTATGGCTTATATGCCATTGACCTCACCAACAAAAAGTACCAAAACAGCCCATTTTATGAAGAAGCCGTGAAACGCTTTGCGGCTTTTACAGGCAAATCATACGAAATAGGTGTCACTATTTCCGGCAAACCTGTACAAATTTACGCCCTTTTAGGTGGACAATGGCCCCATTCTAGCTACATGGTTCCTGGCGGTGTGATGTGCGCCCCCACCCTCACAGACGTAACTCGCGCTTGGTCAATTCTGGAATATTTCCGGACAAATTGGATTGAACCAGTGTGGTTGGGTTGTTCGATGGAACGCTATGAAGAAATCAAAACCTATGATGACTTCATGGCTTGGTTAGATGAAAGCCCGAATCACGCCAATTCTGACTTAGGTTTTTACTGGCGCATGGGTTTGGATATTGGTCTAGATAAATATGGTGCTGGTGTAGGTAAATACATTTCCTGGGGATATTTACCCCATGAAGACAAATATCAAAAGCCAACTATCGAAGGACGCAATGCAGCCTTAATCATGAAAAGCGGTGTGTATGACAGCTTCAGCGATACTCACAGCTTAATGGAACATACCTTTGCGCGGGAAAACACCAATCATTCTTGGTATGACGAAGGTACAGGCAGTGTTCACCCTTTTGATCGCACAACCCAACCTACTCAAAATAATACCAAAGACTTTGACCACGCCTATTCCTGGTCAACTGCTGTCAGTCACATCAACTATGGACGCTTAGAAGCTGGCCCCTTTGCTAGACAAATGGTTGCTGGTGGAAAACATGGTGAGTCTTGGCAACACTACGATGGCTTTATTTTAAGTATGTTTAAAGCTATGGGTGGTGCAAGTCTGCATCTGCGCCAATTAGCGCGAATGCATGAATTGATTAAACTCTACCGTCAAGCTGAACGCTGCTTGCGTGAGTTCCGCTTAAACGACCCCTGGTATATCAAACCCAAAGAACAAGATGGGCGTGGCTGGGGTGCAACGGAAGCGGCGCGTGGTGCTTTGTGCCATTGGATCGAGTTAGAAGGTGGCAGAATCAAGAACTATCAAGTTATTGCCCCCACTACTTGGAACGTCGGCCCCCGCGATGGTGAAGGTATTCGCGGCCCGATTGAGGAAGCGTTAATTGGTACGCCAATTTATGATGCAACTGACCCTGTGGAAGTTGGACATGTCGCCCGTTCCTTTGATTCCTGTTTAGTTTGTACAGTCCACGCCCACGATGCCAAAACAGGTAAAGAATTAGCCCGCTTCCGCACCGCTTAGGCATAAGATTACGGACACTTGGAAAGCAGTAGCTAACGATTGGGAATCTGTCTAAACAAGTGTCCTACTATTTGCCTCTATTTTTAAATAGCAGATTATTCAATTTCTCCAGCTTCTTTAAGTGCAACATCAATCACTTTTTGACTTAAGCGAATATTGTGATTCAGCATTTTTTGAATAGCTGTTTTAATAGACAAGGGATAACCTTCACGTTTAGCACGTAATAAAATCCCAATTGAACCTGTCACCGACAGACCGCTTAATCTGGCTATTCTTCGCCCTACAGATTCATCAATGCAAACAGTAGAAATATTTTCATTTAATGCTAGTTGAATAACTGATGCTTCTCCCAAATCTAAGGAGTTAAATAGCAAAGGAGAAATAGTTAATGGAGAATTTTGCTTTTGTAACCACGATGCCGATTGAAATTCATGTATTCCCAATCCTGTAGAACCACCAGCGAGTATTTCTTGGCAGACTTCAAAAGGAACAAAAACATCCATATAGAGAGACTGTAAAATATTTAAGTCTCCAAGGGCAGCAATAATAGCAATTAATGGAGAAGTATTAATTACTATTTGGTTAGGCTTAGGCATTTTCTATATCTGATAATAATTCCTCTTCACTTAAGTCAATCAAGGAAATTCCATAATCATTAAGTTTGAGAATAAAAGTTACCCTATCAACCCCTAATAATGCTGCAGCCATACCGGAGGAAAGACGTTTCATTTCATATAATTTAACTGCCATAGCCCATTTAGATTCTTGTTCAAATTCTTCTCTGGTTTTACCAACAGCATCAGGTAATGTCTCTGGGTAATTAATTGTCATTTCAAAAGGCATATATTTTTTTAACAAAACTGTGAGAGAGGTGCGTTACACTAGCGCTAACAAACCCTACATCTACATCTACATCTACATCATACTCTCTGCGTATCTGCAGTTTAAAAATCAATTTAACCACAGAGGCACAGAGAACACGGAGAAAAAAGTTTATGGTAATCATTGCTAATTAAGACACAAAAAAAGAGGCAGATAAATTATCTGCCTCAGAACACTATCAGGGATAAAAATTTATGGATAAAGACCTCTGTCAGTTAACGCTTGCGCTACACGACCAACACCCAAGGTATAAGCTGCTAACCTTAGAGGGATTTGCCGCAACTTCGATTGTTGAATTACTTGATGGTAAGCTTGCACCATCAAATGTTCCATTTCACGGTTAACTCTTTCCTCATCCCAAAATACATAGGAAAGCCCTTGTACCCATTCCAAATAACTCACGACCACACCACCAGCGTTCGCCAAAATATCAGGTAGCACGATCGCACCCCGCGCTTCTAAAGCCCTGTTTGCTTCCAGTGTGACTGGGCCGTTAGCCGCCTCTGCAATAATCTGCGCTTTGATTTGATTCACATTCTCTTCGGTGATTTGATTTTCCAAAGCTGCGGGAATTAAAACATCACAAGGTAAAGTTAGCAAATCTGCATTGCTAATTGCGATCGCATCTGGAAAACCAACAACACTGCGATGATTTCTACTGGCGTAAGCTTTCACTGCGGGAATATCTAAGCCAGCTTCCGAATATATCCCCCCACTACTGGTAGAGACAGCAATAATTTTTGACCCAGCTTGGTGTAGTAATTCAGCTGCGGCAATACCTACGTTACCAAAACCCTGAATAACTACTCGCATTCCTGCCAAGGATCTACCTTGATCCGCCAAAGCTTCACGAACAATAATCATTGCACCGCGTCCTGTAGCCATTTCCCGTCCTCTGGAACCACCTACAGAAATTGGTTTACCAGTAACAACACCAGGAACAGCATGACCTACATTCACTGAATATGTGTCCATCATCCAAGCCATCTCTCGGGCAGAAGTTCCCATATCTGGCGCGGGGATGTCTACAGATGGGCCGATATCTTTAATTAATTCGCTGGTGTAACGTCGGGTAATTCGTTCCAATTCGCTAGCACTGTACTGTTTTGGATCGATCGCAATTCCTCCCTTGGCACCACCGTAGGGAATACCTAACAACGCACATTTCCAAGTCATTAGCATTGCTAAAGCAGACACTTCTCGTAGTGTCACCGCCGGATGGTAACGAATACCACCTTTGTATGGCCCTAAAATATCGGAGTGTTGTACCCGATGTCCTGCAAAGACACGAATTTCGCCGTTATCCAGTTTTACTGGAATGGAAACTGTCACTACTTTGCGTGGGTGGCTAAGAATTTCTAAGATTCCTTGGTCTAATTTTAATTCTTTAGCTGCTGCTTCTAAATAACTACAAGCTTGATCGAATGGACAAATATACGCTGGAGAGGCAGGTTCCAGCGGCATCACAGGTGTTGCAATCATAAAATTTTCTCCCTAATCGCGGTATCTTTGCGAACCGGAATATATATGTCTGGGGAAAGGTTAAAGGGTAAA contains:
- a CDS encoding NifU family protein encodes the protein MTNLEELVTEINRFEAIISNWDESQRSVAMGLKRAIEDLHKEALTRLIKSVKQESLPALKNAVQDEVVYGVLLYHELVKPPQPPLLKRVQAALEGVRPGLQSHNGDVELVAIKAPDTVEVRLVGTCSNCPASTLTLTQGVEQAIKEYCPEITKVIAVK
- a CDS encoding hydrogenase small subunit, producing MTNVLWLQGGACSGNTMSFLNAEDPTVCDLISDFGINVLWHPSLGIELGNNLQQLLRDCISGKIPLDILVFEGTVVNAPNGTGEWNRFADRPMKDWLADLSKVASFVVAVGDCATWGGIPAMSPNPSQSQGLQFLKRKEGGFLGKDYRAKSGLPVINIPGCPAHPDWITQILVAIATGRIADITLDELNRPQTFFKSFTQTGCTRNVHFAFKAGTTEFGQRNGCLFYDLGCRGPMTHSSCNRILWNRVSSKTRAGMPCIGCTEPEFPFYNLQPGTVFKTQTLMGVPKQLPPGLKAKDYALLTMIAKDMAPSWTEEDMFTV
- a CDS encoding nickel-dependent hydrogenase large subunit — translated: MSIQTLDISPVGRVEGDLDVRVEIADGQVVNAWTQAELFRGFEIILKGKDPQAGLIVTPRICGICGASHLSCASWALDTAWQTEVPRNAILARNLGQIVETIQSIPRYFYGLYAIDLTNKKYQNSPFYEEAVKRFAAFTGKSYEIGVTISGKPVQIYALLGGQWPHSSYMVPGGVMCAPTLTDVTRAWSILEYFRTNWIEPVWLGCSMERYEEIKTYDDFMAWLDESPNHANSDLGFYWRMGLDIGLDKYGAGVGKYISWGYLPHEDKYQKPTIEGRNAALIMKSGVYDSFSDTHSLMEHTFARENTNHSWYDEGTGSVHPFDRTTQPTQNNTKDFDHAYSWSTAVSHINYGRLEAGPFARQMVAGGKHGESWQHYDGFILSMFKAMGGASLHLRQLARMHELIKLYRQAERCLREFRLNDPWYIKPKEQDGRGWGATEAARGALCHWIELEGGRIKNYQVIAPTTWNVGPRDGEGIRGPIEEALIGTPIYDATDPVEVGHVARSFDSCLVCTVHAHDAKTGKELARFRTA
- a CDS encoding DUF3368 domain-containing protein; translation: MPKPNQIVINTSPLIAIIAALGDLNILQSLYMDVFVPFEVCQEILAGGSTGLGIHEFQSASWLQKQNSPLTISPLLFNSLDLGEASVIQLALNENISTVCIDESVGRRIARLSGLSVTGSIGILLRAKREGYPLSIKTAIQKMLNHNIRLSQKVIDVALKEAGEIE
- a CDS encoding UPF0175 family protein, giving the protein MPFEMTINYPETLPDAVGKTREEFEQESKWAMAVKLYEMKRLSSGMAAALLGVDRVTFILKLNDYGISLIDLSEEELLSDIENA
- a CDS encoding Glu/Leu/Phe/Val dehydrogenase, which codes for MIATPVMPLEPASPAYICPFDQACSYLEAAAKELKLDQGILEILSHPRKVVTVSIPVKLDNGEIRVFAGHRVQHSDILGPYKGGIRYHPAVTLREVSALAMLMTWKCALLGIPYGGAKGGIAIDPKQYSASELERITRRYTSELIKDIGPSVDIPAPDMGTSAREMAWMMDTYSVNVGHAVPGVVTGKPISVGGSRGREMATGRGAMIIVREALADQGRSLAGMRVVIQGFGNVGIAAAELLHQAGSKIIAVSTSSGGIYSEAGLDIPAVKAYASRNHRSVVGFPDAIAISNADLLTLPCDVLIPAALENQITEENVNQIKAQIIAEAANGPVTLEANRALEARGAIVLPDILANAGGVVVSYLEWVQGLSYVFWDEERVNREMEHLMVQAYHQVIQQSKLRQIPLRLAAYTLGVGRVAQALTDRGLYP